One window of Aggregicoccus sp. 17bor-14 genomic DNA carries:
- a CDS encoding carboxypeptidase regulatory-like domain-containing protein: MLPRSRLLAPLALATLAAAACRAKEPAAPADAAAPAAAPAAPTAPGTALGTVEGTLQVEGPVPARPPLATSGAALQVCGPSVPDRSLELGEGGALVGAVVSVQDGARLPEAPAHAPSVLDQRGCSYVPAVLAARAGTPLEVRNSDPLVHTVRAGPSEAPLFNVAMPLEGMKLQRPLPPTPGVLALRCDVHPWMRATVRTFDHGYFTSTDAAGHFRLQLPAGTHTLVLWHPLLPERTERVEVKAGQTVQLAQRWPAAALSAQPR; this comes from the coding sequence ATGCTCCCGCGCTCACGCCTGCTCGCTCCCCTCGCGCTCGCCACCCTCGCCGCCGCCGCCTGCCGCGCGAAGGAGCCCGCCGCGCCTGCCGATGCCGCCGCACCCGCTGCCGCGCCGGCGGCGCCCACCGCGCCGGGCACCGCGCTCGGGACCGTCGAGGGGACGCTCCAGGTGGAGGGGCCGGTGCCCGCGCGCCCGCCGCTCGCCACCTCGGGCGCGGCGCTGCAGGTGTGCGGCCCCAGCGTGCCGGACCGCTCGCTGGAGCTGGGGGAGGGGGGCGCGCTGGTGGGCGCGGTCGTCTCGGTGCAGGACGGCGCGCGGCTGCCCGAGGCGCCCGCGCACGCGCCGTCCGTGCTGGACCAGCGCGGCTGCAGCTACGTGCCCGCGGTGCTCGCCGCGCGCGCGGGCACGCCGCTCGAGGTGCGCAACTCCGACCCGCTCGTGCACACGGTGCGCGCGGGGCCGAGCGAGGCGCCGCTCTTCAACGTGGCGATGCCGCTGGAGGGGATGAAGCTGCAGCGCCCGCTGCCGCCCACCCCGGGCGTGCTCGCGCTGCGCTGCGACGTGCACCCGTGGATGCGCGCCACGGTGCGCACCTTCGACCACGGCTACTTCACGTCCACGGACGCGGCCGGGCACTTCCGGCTGCAGCTGCCCGCGGGCACCCACACGCTCGTGCTCTGGCACCCGCTGCTGCCCGAGCGCACCGAGCGCGTGGAGGTCAAGGCGGGCCAGACGGTGCAGCTCGCACAGCGCTGGCCCGCCGCCGCGCTCTCCGCGCAGCCGCGCTAG
- a CDS encoding phospho-sugar mutase: MTTEQLLQQATLWRSEDPDPHTVAELDALLARRSGEDLASLADRFAGALEFGTAGLRGLVGAGPNRMNRAVVRRTTAGLARYLKAQVPDVAARGVVVGRDGRRMSAEFAEDTARVLASEGIPARVFTALVPTPLVAFAALELKAAAAVMVTASHNPPEYNGYKVYWGNGAQIIPPHDKGIAAAIAQVEPANALRLLTPEEARARGLWEDLGEALGERYLEAIASLRVHGRGSPTLSIVYTAMHGVGGVWVEKALARAGFERVQVVAEQQQPDGAFPTVRFPNPEEPGAMDRSTALAERVRADLVLANDPDADRLAVMARDAQGALRQLSGNEVGVLLGHYLLTQGTKRARPYVVTTIVSSTQLGELARDLGAAYDEVLTGFKWIANRALEREQREGLQFVFGYEEALGYTVGTVARDKDGIGAALVFADLASWCEARGSSVLGYLEEIQRRHGLFLAAQRNFTLPGAEGAQRIAQIMEAFRAQAPARIGAHEVQRTRDYGRGEGGLPRSNVLAYELSGGGRVTLRPSGTEPKIKYYFELKETPAAGEPIAAARARGEARLEALMQAFVALAHERGQPPT; the protein is encoded by the coding sequence ATGACCACCGAGCAGCTGCTGCAGCAGGCCACCCTCTGGCGCAGCGAGGACCCGGACCCGCACACCGTGGCCGAGCTGGACGCGCTGCTCGCGCGCCGCTCGGGCGAGGACCTCGCGTCGCTCGCGGACCGCTTCGCGGGGGCGCTGGAGTTCGGCACCGCGGGGCTGCGCGGGCTGGTGGGCGCGGGGCCCAACCGGATGAACCGCGCCGTGGTGCGGCGCACCACGGCGGGGCTCGCGCGCTACCTCAAGGCGCAGGTGCCGGACGTGGCGGCGCGCGGCGTGGTGGTGGGGCGCGACGGCCGGCGCATGAGCGCCGAGTTCGCCGAGGACACGGCGCGCGTGCTCGCCTCCGAGGGCATCCCTGCGCGCGTGTTCACCGCGCTGGTGCCCACGCCGCTCGTGGCCTTCGCCGCGCTCGAGCTGAAGGCGGCCGCGGCGGTGATGGTGACCGCGAGCCACAACCCGCCCGAGTACAACGGCTACAAGGTCTACTGGGGCAACGGGGCGCAGATCATCCCCCCGCACGACAAGGGCATCGCGGCGGCCATCGCGCAGGTGGAGCCCGCCAACGCGCTCCGCCTGCTCACCCCGGAAGAGGCGCGCGCGCGCGGGCTCTGGGAGGACCTGGGCGAGGCGCTGGGCGAGCGCTACCTCGAGGCCATCGCTTCCTTGCGCGTGCACGGCCGGGGCTCGCCCACGCTCTCCATCGTCTACACCGCGATGCACGGCGTGGGCGGCGTGTGGGTGGAGAAGGCGCTCGCGCGCGCAGGCTTCGAGCGGGTGCAGGTGGTGGCCGAGCAGCAGCAGCCGGACGGCGCCTTTCCCACCGTGCGCTTCCCCAACCCGGAGGAGCCGGGCGCGATGGACCGCAGCACCGCGCTCGCCGAGCGCGTGCGCGCGGACCTGGTGCTCGCCAACGACCCGGACGCGGACCGGCTCGCGGTGATGGCGCGAGACGCGCAAGGGGCGCTGCGCCAGCTCAGCGGCAACGAGGTGGGGGTGCTCCTGGGCCACTACCTGCTCACCCAGGGCACGAAGCGCGCGCGCCCCTACGTGGTGACCACCATCGTCTCCAGCACCCAGCTGGGCGAGCTCGCGCGCGACCTGGGCGCCGCGTACGACGAGGTGCTCACGGGCTTCAAGTGGATCGCCAACCGCGCGCTCGAGCGCGAGCAGCGCGAGGGGCTGCAGTTCGTCTTCGGCTACGAGGAGGCGCTCGGCTACACCGTGGGCACCGTGGCGCGCGACAAGGACGGCATCGGCGCGGCGCTGGTGTTCGCGGACCTGGCGTCCTGGTGCGAGGCGCGCGGCAGCAGCGTGCTGGGCTACCTGGAGGAGATCCAGCGCCGCCACGGCCTCTTCCTCGCCGCGCAGAGGAACTTCACCCTGCCCGGCGCCGAGGGCGCCCAGCGCATCGCGCAGATCATGGAGGCCTTCCGCGCGCAGGCCCCCGCGCGCATCGGTGCGCACGAGGTGCAGCGCACCCGCGACTACGGGCGCGGCGAGGGCGGGCTGCCGCGCTCCAACGTGCTCGCCTACGAGCTGTCCGGCGGAGGCCGCGTCACCCTGCGTCCCAGCGGCACCGAGCCCAAGATCAAGTACTACTTCGAGCTGAAGGAGACCCCCGCCGCGGGCGAGCCCATCGCCGCGGCCCGCGCGCGCGGGGAGGCCCGGCTCGAGGCGCTGATGCAGGCCTTCGTCGCCCTCGCCCACGAGCGCGGCCAGCCCCCGACCTGA
- a CDS encoding DUF3006 domain-containing protein yields MTRRKKTAPPKHAAAPAPERHASIDRLEGDVAVLLVHGEEGGPDEERHVPRAQLPEGAREGDVVDLETLRVDAEATEALREEVREARARAQKGKPPPPSGSFDL; encoded by the coding sequence GTGACCCGACGCAAGAAGACCGCCCCCCCGAAGCACGCTGCGGCCCCGGCGCCCGAGCGCCACGCGAGCATCGACCGGCTCGAGGGCGACGTCGCCGTGCTGCTCGTCCACGGCGAGGAGGGCGGCCCGGACGAGGAGCGCCACGTGCCGCGCGCCCAGCTGCCCGAGGGCGCCCGAGAGGGAGACGTCGTGGACCTCGAGACGCTGCGGGTGGACGCGGAGGCCACCGAGGCGCTGCGCGAGGAGGTGCGCGAGGCGCGCGCGCGGGCCCAGAAGGGCAAGCCCCCGCCGCCCTCCGGGAGCTTCGACCTCTGA
- a CDS encoding FYDLN acid domain-containing protein gives MPAKDLGNKFVCFKCSTKFYDMKKPDPICPKCGADQRESPALKPASEGRRGRLAAVPKVIEPIEPAEEPEAAAEEEEDLDSFDDEETETAAADDEDI, from the coding sequence ATGCCGGCGAAGGACCTTGGCAACAAGTTCGTGTGCTTCAAGTGCAGCACGAAGTTCTACGACATGAAGAAGCCGGACCCGATCTGCCCCAAGTGCGGCGCGGACCAGCGCGAGAGCCCGGCGCTCAAGCCGGCGTCCGAGGGTCGGCGCGGCCGGCTCGCGGCGGTGCCCAAGGTGATCGAGCCCATCGAGCCCGCCGAGGAGCCCGAGGCCGCCGCCGAGGAGGAGGAGGACCTGGACTCCTTCGACGACGAGGAGACCGAGACCGCCGCTGCGGACGACGAGGACATCTAG
- a CDS encoding ABC transporter permease, translating to MLEVLEALLHSTLEAAPALVFAALGATLSERAGVVSVGVEGMMRAGAFCAAVAALYMPTGLAVLVGMGAGAVMAAVHGYLSLRWRADQVVSGMALNLVALAGGTFVLESLYSPSGTPSITQLRTWSLPGLDAVPLLRALSGHSLLTYLALLLPFALQALLQRTALGLRLRAVGERPHAVATLGLSVLGLRWGAVLGGGLLAGLGGAALSCAVLDRFEQHMPAGLGFMALAAMVFGRWSFRGAAGAALFFAAGNALRIGLASSAPGLLQVVPQGFLLALPYVLTLVLLALRGGKAHAPAALGVPYEQESR from the coding sequence GTGCTTGAGGTGCTCGAGGCGCTGCTGCACTCCACCCTGGAGGCGGCCCCCGCGCTGGTGTTCGCCGCGCTGGGCGCCACGCTCTCGGAGCGCGCGGGCGTGGTGAGCGTGGGCGTGGAGGGGATGATGCGCGCGGGCGCCTTCTGCGCGGCCGTGGCGGCGCTGTACATGCCCACCGGGCTCGCGGTGCTGGTGGGCATGGGCGCGGGCGCCGTGATGGCCGCGGTGCACGGCTACCTCAGCCTGCGCTGGCGCGCGGACCAGGTGGTGAGCGGCATGGCGCTCAACCTGGTGGCGCTCGCCGGGGGCACCTTCGTGCTCGAGTCGCTGTACTCGCCCAGCGGCACGCCCTCCATCACCCAACTGCGCACCTGGAGCCTGCCGGGGCTGGACGCGGTGCCGCTGCTGCGCGCGCTCTCTGGGCACTCGCTGCTCACCTACCTTGCCCTGCTCCTGCCCTTCGCGCTGCAGGCGCTCCTGCAGCGCACGGCGCTGGGGCTGCGGCTGCGCGCGGTGGGCGAGCGGCCGCACGCGGTGGCCACGCTGGGCCTGAGCGTGCTGGGCCTGCGCTGGGGCGCGGTGCTGGGCGGCGGGCTGCTCGCGGGCCTGGGCGGCGCGGCGCTGAGCTGCGCGGTGCTGGACCGCTTCGAGCAGCACATGCCGGCGGGCCTGGGCTTCATGGCGCTCGCGGCGATGGTGTTCGGGCGCTGGAGCTTCCGCGGCGCGGCCGGCGCGGCGCTCTTCTTCGCGGCGGGCAACGCGCTGCGCATCGGGCTCGCCTCGAGCGCGCCGGGGCTCCTGCAGGTGGTGCCCCAGGGCTTCCTGCTCGCCCTGCCCTACGTGCTCACCCTGGTGCTGCTCGCGCTGCGCGGCGGCAAGGCGCACGCGCCCGCGGCGCTCGGCGTGCCCTACGAGCAGGAGTCGCGCTAG
- a CDS encoding BMP family protein, protein MIRTLLPALTLAALLCACAKKKDDSSPAAPPSAPSAEAQAAKAGATQKVGLVTDIAGRGDQSFNDSALRGLELWAAGKRYVGGRYLDATPETRAASLSPGLPEVKLLPVTPLVLQSKAPEDYEPNLQLLVDQGAALTIGVGYLLEPAMEAVARRNPDARFVLIDSPLLDARGKPFTLPNVHTVVFREEEGSFLVGALAGLATRTGTVGFVGGMQVPLIRKFEAGFRAGVMTTNPKAAERLLVSYTGSFDNVSAGKQVGQDLLAKGADVVFHAAGGDGLGVIQAVKEARAAGKSVFVIGVDSDQSHVAPDAVLTSMVKRVDLAVYSATKELTEGRFQAGDQVMGLKEGGVGYVPVTLDFPGKAEALARVEALAKKIAAGEIQVPANLQTLAAFKAQP, encoded by the coding sequence ATGATCCGCACCCTGCTCCCGGCCCTCACCCTGGCGGCGCTGCTCTGCGCCTGCGCGAAGAAGAAGGACGACTCCTCCCCTGCCGCCCCGCCGTCTGCGCCTTCGGCAGAGGCCCAGGCCGCCAAGGCAGGCGCCACGCAGAAGGTGGGCCTGGTGACGGACATCGCCGGGCGCGGCGACCAGTCCTTCAACGACTCGGCCCTGCGCGGCCTGGAGCTGTGGGCCGCGGGCAAGCGCTACGTGGGCGGCCGCTACCTGGATGCGACGCCGGAGACCCGCGCGGCGAGCCTCTCGCCGGGCCTGCCCGAGGTGAAGCTGCTGCCGGTGACTCCGCTGGTGCTGCAGAGCAAGGCGCCCGAGGACTACGAGCCCAACCTGCAGCTGCTGGTGGACCAGGGCGCGGCGCTGACCATCGGCGTGGGCTACCTGCTGGAGCCGGCGATGGAGGCGGTGGCGCGCCGCAACCCGGACGCGCGCTTCGTGCTCATCGACAGCCCGCTGCTGGACGCGCGGGGCAAGCCCTTCACCCTGCCCAACGTGCACACGGTGGTGTTCCGCGAGGAGGAGGGCAGCTTCCTGGTGGGCGCGCTCGCGGGGCTCGCCACCCGCACGGGCACGGTGGGCTTCGTGGGCGGCATGCAGGTGCCGCTCATCCGCAAGTTCGAGGCGGGCTTTCGCGCCGGCGTGATGACCACCAACCCCAAGGCCGCCGAGCGCCTGCTGGTGAGCTACACCGGCAGCTTCGACAACGTGAGCGCGGGCAAGCAGGTGGGCCAGGACCTGCTGGCCAAGGGCGCGGACGTGGTGTTCCACGCGGCCGGTGGCGACGGGCTGGGCGTCATCCAGGCGGTGAAGGAGGCGCGCGCCGCGGGCAAGAGCGTGTTCGTGATCGGCGTGGACAGCGACCAGAGCCACGTGGCGCCGGACGCGGTGCTCACCTCGATGGTGAAGCGCGTGGACCTCGCCGTGTACTCGGCGACGAAGGAGCTCACCGAGGGCCGCTTCCAGGCGGGTGACCAGGTGATGGGCCTGAAGGAGGGCGGCGTGGGCTACGTGCCGGTGACGCTGGACTTCCCGGGCAAGGCCGAGGCGCTCGCGCGCGTGGAGGCCCTGGCGAAGAAGATCGCGGCCGGGGAGATCCAGGTGCCCGCGAACCTCCAGACGCTCGCTGCGTTCAAGGCCCAGCCCTGA
- a CDS encoding ComEC/Rec2 family competence protein encodes MTLAPSRLLSLLCALLLAGSAAASGPLAAAAPATPPPPPLTVHFFDVGQGDAALIVSPSGKTVLIDGGPPEAGPALARRLKELVKGPLDLVILTHPHLDHLGGLPDALEAVGARRYMDPGFDHPSRAYRDLLTLVGARVGQVLTPTPDPLHPEVPVQVGLGAGVSLSILWPRVPVEPFLAHTRSDANSNSIVVRLTYGRTAMLLVGDAEKDTEERLLAEHRDLSAALLKVAHHGGGYSSTVPFLEAVRPRFAVISCGAGNDYGHPSPETLARLRAVGAEVLRTDLQGEVTAQSDGTQLTVSAARPPSAAPAPPARAASAPAPATAAPATTVPSAKAPYVGLKGSPVFHRADCPSLAHASTKGRTYYPTREAAARERRPAKDCHP; translated from the coding sequence GTGACCCTGGCCCCCTCCCGGCTCCTGTCCCTGCTGTGCGCCCTGCTGCTCGCGGGCAGCGCCGCCGCGTCGGGCCCGCTCGCCGCAGCGGCTCCCGCGACCCCGCCGCCTCCTCCCCTCACCGTGCACTTCTTCGACGTGGGGCAGGGAGACGCGGCGCTCATCGTCTCGCCCTCGGGCAAGACGGTGCTCATCGACGGAGGCCCCCCCGAGGCGGGCCCGGCCCTCGCCCGGCGCCTGAAGGAGCTGGTGAAGGGGCCGCTGGACCTGGTCATCCTCACGCACCCGCACCTGGACCACCTCGGCGGGCTGCCGGACGCGCTCGAGGCGGTGGGGGCGCGCCGCTACATGGACCCGGGCTTCGATCACCCGAGCCGCGCCTACCGCGACCTGCTCACGCTCGTGGGCGCGCGCGTGGGCCAGGTGCTCACGCCCACGCCGGATCCGCTCCACCCCGAGGTCCCGGTGCAGGTGGGGCTGGGCGCCGGCGTGAGCCTGAGCATCCTCTGGCCGCGGGTCCCCGTGGAGCCCTTCCTCGCGCACACCCGCTCGGACGCGAACTCGAACTCCATCGTGGTGCGGCTCACCTACGGGCGCACCGCGATGCTGCTGGTGGGAGACGCCGAGAAGGACACCGAGGAGCGGCTGCTCGCCGAGCACCGCGACCTCTCCGCGGCGCTGCTCAAGGTGGCGCACCACGGCGGGGGCTACTCCTCCACCGTGCCCTTCCTCGAGGCGGTGCGGCCGCGCTTCGCCGTCATCTCGTGCGGCGCCGGCAACGACTACGGCCACCCCTCCCCCGAGACGCTCGCGCGCCTGCGCGCCGTGGGCGCCGAGGTGCTGCGCACGGACCTGCAGGGCGAGGTGACGGCCCAGAGCGACGGCACGCAGCTCACGGTGAGCGCCGCGCGCCCGCCCTCCGCCGCGCCCGCGCCTCCAGCCCGAGCAGCCTCCGCCCCGGCGCCTGCCACCGCGGCGCCCGCCACCACGGTGCCCTCCGCGAAGGCGCCCTACGTGGGGCTCAAGGGCAGTCCCGTCTTCCACCGCGCGGACTGTCCCAGCCTCGCCCACGCCTCCACGAAGGGGCGCACCTACTACCCCACGCGCGAGGCGGCCGCTCGCGAGCGCCGCCCCGCCAAGGACTGCCACCCGTGA
- a CDS encoding TraR/DksA family transcriptional regulator: MNAKQREAFLQRLLSLHAELTGKAPLRIEPNRTDDAKVGGDEDEQPLNEMMQAIASSRNRNTDGVLKRVVKALGKLREEPDSYGECEECGDALPLKRLEAMPYAEYCVTCQGKRDAPKGGPTRKKLTDYT; encoded by the coding sequence GTGAACGCGAAACAGCGCGAAGCCTTCCTGCAGCGCCTGCTCTCCCTGCACGCGGAGCTCACCGGCAAGGCGCCGCTGCGCATCGAGCCCAACCGCACCGACGACGCGAAGGTGGGCGGCGACGAGGACGAGCAGCCGCTCAACGAGATGATGCAGGCCATCGCCTCGAGCCGGAACCGCAACACCGACGGCGTGCTCAAGCGCGTGGTGAAGGCGCTGGGCAAGCTGCGCGAGGAACCGGACAGCTACGGCGAGTGCGAGGAGTGCGGCGACGCGCTGCCGCTCAAGCGGCTCGAGGCCATGCCCTACGCGGAGTACTGCGTCACCTGCCAGGGCAAGCGCGACGCACCCAAGGGCGGGCCCACCCGCAAGAAGCTCACCGACTACACCTGA
- a CDS encoding ABC transporter permease, whose amino-acid sequence MGERLRAVLPSLLSIALALALGFLAIALTRDLDTALQAYGQMLAGGIGDWGAYLEGGPLTLLTRPWGEAGTKAALLTFTGLSVAVAFRVGLFNIGAQGQMVVGALVAAVVGAQLSLPAFLHLPLALLAAGVAGGLWALLPALLKLRRGVHEVISTIMLNWVAVSLVDNWLVVGPLRASASGELSRSGTDEVLATAELPRLLGSLSRLNLGLPLALLAAALVWLWLLRTRVGYEVRAVGQGAEAARTAGIPVARRVTETMALAGALAGLAGAVLVLGTELKYPSSLGAPYGFDGIAIALLGGSHPGGTAAAALFFGVLRAGGTRMQLLGVHKSFPELIQGLALLLVAGRLAWLTLVRRRSAVTGSAVVASTEVPRA is encoded by the coding sequence ATGGGTGAGCGGCTTCGCGCGGTGCTGCCGTCGCTGCTGTCCATCGCGCTCGCGCTGGCGCTGGGCTTCCTCGCCATCGCCCTCACGCGCGACCTGGACACGGCGCTGCAGGCCTACGGGCAGATGCTCGCCGGGGGCATCGGGGACTGGGGCGCGTACCTGGAGGGCGGGCCCCTCACGCTGCTCACCCGCCCCTGGGGCGAGGCGGGCACGAAGGCGGCGCTGCTCACCTTCACCGGGCTCTCGGTGGCGGTGGCCTTCCGGGTGGGGCTCTTCAACATCGGGGCGCAGGGGCAGATGGTGGTGGGCGCGCTGGTGGCGGCCGTGGTGGGCGCGCAGCTCTCCCTCCCCGCCTTCCTGCACCTGCCGCTCGCGCTGCTCGCCGCGGGCGTCGCGGGTGGGCTGTGGGCGCTCTTGCCCGCGCTGCTCAAGCTGCGGCGCGGGGTGCACGAGGTGATCAGCACCATCATGCTCAACTGGGTGGCGGTGAGCCTCGTGGACAACTGGCTCGTGGTGGGCCCGCTGCGCGCGAGCGCGAGCGGAGAGCTTTCGCGCTCGGGCACGGACGAGGTGCTCGCCACCGCGGAGCTGCCGCGGCTGCTCGGAAGCCTCTCGCGCCTGAACCTCGGCCTGCCGCTCGCGCTGCTCGCCGCGGCGCTGGTGTGGCTGTGGCTCTTGCGCACGCGCGTGGGCTACGAGGTGCGCGCCGTGGGCCAGGGCGCGGAGGCCGCGCGCACGGCCGGCATCCCGGTGGCGCGCCGCGTGACGGAGACCATGGCGCTGGCGGGCGCGCTCGCGGGCCTCGCGGGCGCGGTGCTGGTGCTGGGCACGGAGCTCAAGTACCCCTCGAGCCTCGGTGCGCCCTACGGCTTCGACGGCATCGCCATCGCGCTGCTGGGCGGCAGCCACCCGGGAGGCACCGCGGCCGCGGCGCTCTTCTTCGGCGTGCTGCGCGCGGGCGGCACGCGCATGCAGCTGCTGGGCGTGCACAAGAGCTTCCCGGAGCTCATCCAGGGCCTCGCCCTGCTGCTGGTGGCGGGCCGGCTCGCCTGGCTCACGCTGGTGCGCCGGCGCAGCGCCGTGACGGGCTCGGCGGTGGTGGCGAGCACGGAGGTGCCCCGTGCTTGA
- a CDS encoding ABC transporter ATP-binding protein, which yields MKALDDVSLEVRAGEVLAIVGENGAGKTTLMNVLYGLYHPDAGEVRFGGEPVRLKSPRDAISRGVGMVHQHFMLLPSLSVAENVVLGKEPRRRGLLDLEAAYAQVAEVCERYGFRLDPRAPVESLSVGSQQKVEIVKALYRGAQVLVLDEPTAVLTPQEAEELLGVVRGLAAQGRTVLFISHKLSEVLRVADRIAVMRRGRLVAELRASEASAERLADLMVGNGRAKAGAAETLLAELSPTATSPAEPSPAGPSAPGVTVLEAQGLEARDDEGRPALRGVSLRVRAGEIVGVAGVDGNGQRELAEVLTGLRPLSGGAGTLLGGPLAGLTPALARSRGVGHIPEDRLARAVVKSMSVEENVALGRQTQAPFARGPFVDFASRRSHAEQLLVAYDVRPRAPGAQLGSLSGGNQQKVVVARELDAGPGLLVVMQPTRGLDIGAVAQVRARLREARARGAGILLLSLDLDEVLALSDRVYVLYAGKVNGEFAREAFDVQELGRRMLGAQHG from the coding sequence GTGAAGGCGCTCGACGACGTGTCGCTCGAGGTGCGCGCGGGCGAGGTGCTCGCGATCGTGGGCGAGAACGGCGCGGGCAAGACCACGTTGATGAACGTGCTGTACGGGCTGTACCACCCGGACGCGGGCGAGGTGCGCTTCGGCGGGGAGCCGGTGCGGCTCAAGAGCCCGCGCGACGCCATCTCGCGCGGGGTGGGCATGGTGCACCAGCACTTCATGCTCCTGCCCTCGCTCAGCGTGGCGGAGAACGTGGTGCTGGGGAAGGAGCCGCGCCGCCGCGGGCTCCTGGACCTGGAGGCCGCGTACGCGCAGGTGGCCGAGGTGTGCGAGCGCTACGGCTTCCGGCTGGACCCGCGCGCCCCCGTCGAGTCGCTGAGCGTGGGCAGCCAGCAGAAGGTGGAGATCGTGAAGGCGCTGTACCGCGGCGCCCAGGTGCTGGTGCTGGACGAGCCCACCGCGGTGCTCACCCCGCAGGAGGCCGAGGAGCTGCTGGGCGTGGTGCGGGGGCTCGCCGCGCAGGGGCGCACGGTGCTCTTCATCAGCCACAAGCTCTCCGAGGTCCTGCGGGTGGCGGACCGCATCGCGGTGATGCGCCGCGGCCGCCTCGTCGCCGAGCTGCGCGCGAGCGAGGCCAGTGCCGAGCGTCTCGCGGACCTGATGGTGGGCAACGGGCGCGCGAAGGCGGGCGCGGCCGAGACCCTGCTCGCGGAGCTCTCTCCGACCGCGACCTCTCCGGCCGAGCCCTCGCCGGCCGGGCCTTCCGCGCCTGGTGTCACCGTGCTCGAGGCCCAGGGGCTCGAGGCGCGCGACGACGAGGGCAGGCCCGCGCTGCGCGGCGTGAGCCTTCGCGTGCGCGCGGGGGAGATCGTGGGCGTGGCCGGCGTGGACGGCAACGGGCAGCGCGAGCTGGCCGAGGTGCTCACCGGCCTGCGCCCCCTCTCGGGCGGGGCGGGCACGCTGCTCGGCGGGCCGCTCGCGGGGCTCACGCCCGCGCTCGCGCGCTCGCGCGGGGTGGGCCACATCCCGGAGGACCGGCTCGCGCGCGCCGTGGTGAAGAGCATGAGCGTGGAGGAGAACGTGGCGCTGGGGCGGCAGACCCAGGCGCCCTTCGCGCGCGGGCCTTTCGTCGACTTCGCGAGCCGGCGCAGCCACGCGGAGCAGCTGCTCGTGGCCTACGACGTGCGGCCGCGCGCTCCCGGGGCGCAGCTCGGCTCGCTCTCGGGCGGCAACCAGCAGAAGGTGGTGGTGGCGCGCGAGCTGGACGCGGGGCCCGGGCTGCTGGTGGTGATGCAGCCCACGCGCGGGCTGGACATCGGCGCGGTGGCGCAGGTGCGCGCGCGGCTGCGCGAGGCGCGCGCGCGCGGCGCCGGCATCCTGCTGCTCTCCTTGGACCTGGACGAGGTGCTCGCCTTGAGCGACCGGGTGTACGTGCTGTACGCGGGCAAGGTGAACGGCGAGTTCGCGCGCGAGGCCTTCGACGTGCAGGAGCTGGGGCGCCGCATGCTGGGAGCGCAGCATGGGTGA
- the deoC gene encoding deoxyribose-phosphate aldolase, protein MSHAPEILEVVTRLAEQLRRSTPAEQPAARPASAAAPLTAPGVESLRPQDLAPFLDHTLLKPEASEADVIRLAEEARTHGFATVCVNAGHVAAAARVLEGSRTLPIAVVGFPLGATLSSAKAFEAREAVRAGAREIDMVLNVGALKGKDYARVGEDIAQVVEASRPYPVKVILETSLLTREEKIAACVLSRAAGAAFVKTSTGFSTSGATVEDVALMREVVGPTMGVKASGGIRSAEDALRMLRAGANRLGTSASVAIVGGQTSSAKY, encoded by the coding sequence ATGTCCCACGCCCCAGAGATCCTCGAGGTCGTCACCCGCCTGGCGGAGCAGCTGCGCCGCAGCACGCCCGCCGAGCAGCCGGCCGCGCGCCCTGCTTCCGCTGCAGCACCTCTGACGGCGCCTGGAGTCGAGTCGCTGCGCCCGCAGGACCTCGCGCCCTTCCTCGACCACACCCTGCTCAAGCCCGAGGCGAGCGAGGCGGACGTCATCCGGCTCGCCGAGGAGGCGCGCACCCACGGCTTCGCCACGGTGTGCGTGAACGCGGGCCACGTGGCCGCGGCGGCGCGCGTGCTCGAGGGCAGCCGCACGCTGCCCATCGCCGTGGTGGGCTTCCCGCTCGGCGCCACGCTCAGCAGCGCGAAGGCCTTCGAGGCGCGCGAGGCGGTGCGCGCAGGGGCGCGCGAGATCGACATGGTGCTCAACGTGGGCGCGCTCAAGGGCAAGGACTACGCGCGCGTGGGCGAGGACATCGCCCAGGTGGTGGAGGCGAGCCGCCCCTACCCGGTGAAGGTCATCCTGGAGACGAGCCTGCTCACGCGCGAGGAGAAGATCGCCGCGTGCGTGCTCTCGCGCGCCGCGGGTGCCGCCTTCGTGAAGACCTCCACGGGCTTCTCCACCAGCGGCGCCACCGTGGAGGACGTGGCGCTGATGCGCGAGGTGGTGGGCCCCACGATGGGCGTGAAGGCCTCCGGCGGCATCCGCTCCGCCGAGGATGCGCTGCGCATGCTGCGCGCGGGGGCGAACCGCCTGGGCACCAGCGCGTCCGTGGCCATCGTGGGTGGGCAGACGTCCAGCGCGAAGTACTAG